A single region of the Leptodactylus fuscus isolate aLepFus1 chromosome 5, aLepFus1.hap2, whole genome shotgun sequence genome encodes:
- the LOC142202294 gene encoding olfactory receptor 11L1-like: TQTNNVTVVTEFLLLGFQVSEDFRIFLFCLLLVIYCGTICGNLLIITLVSTSKNLHTPMYFFISQLSISDIIVITDIVPNLLHILLNNGAAITFVDCITQLYFLCASEASECFLLAVMSYDRYVAICNPLRYSTIMAARLWVILSMTCWLLGFSLILIYIVKTAKLNFCGPNVIDHLFCDIIPLLDLACSDTFVIHVEIYFMGIPVVLIPTTIIVVSYTSIVRAVLRIPSSTGRQKAFSTCSSHLIVVSIFYWTMFGVYVVPTKGLTLSTSKILSLLYTVFTPFINPIIYSLRNKDIRKAIKETLYKAIATYV; encoded by the coding sequence ACTCAGACGAACAATGTGACTGTGGTCACCGAGTTCTTACTTTTAGGATTCCAAGTAAGCGAAGATTTTAGAATTTTCCTGTTCTGTCTTCTCCTGGTGATTTACTGTgggacaatatgtgggaacctcctgatcatcaccctggtgtccaccagcaagaacctccacaccccaatgtacttcttcatctcacaactctccatcagtgacattatagtgatcacagatattgtccccaacCTGCTCCACATCCTCCTGAATAATGGGGCGGCCATTACTTTTGTTGACTGTATCACTCAGCTTTATTTTCTATGTGCCTCTGAAGCCTCTGAGTGTTTCCTCCTCgctgtgatgtcctatgacagatatgtggccatctgtaatcccctcCGTTACTCCACCATCATGGCAGCTAGACTTTGGGTCATATTGTCTATGACCTGTTGGTTGCTTGGATTTTCTTTGATTTTGATTTACATTGTAAAAACTGCAAAGCTGAATTTTTGTGGCCCCAATGTCATTGACCATTTATTCTGTGATATCATTCCCTTACTAGATCTTGCCTGCTCAGATACATTTGTTATACACGTGGAGATTTATTTTATGGGTATTCCAGTTGTTTTAATCCCAACCACCATCATTGTAGTATCTTATACTTCTATTGTtcgggcagtcttaaggatcccatccagtactggtagacagaaagccttctccacctgtagctcccacctcattgtggtctccatattctactggaCCATGTTTGGTGTTTATGTTGTCCCAACAAAAGGTCTCACACTCAGCACAAGTAAAATCttatccctgctatatactgtgtttactcctttcataaaccccattatatacagtctgaggaataaagacATAAGGAAAGCCATAAAGGAAACACTGTATAAGGCCATCGCAACATATGTCTAA
- the LOC142202296 gene encoding olfactory receptor 1468-like: protein MLLPKLLVLQSLPFQLVNSTCFKELVACAEPRWRVPSRHFFTKKAVPALHKYVEQKVGQSLSLPVSAKVHCSADVWSCNYGQGQYMYMSFMAHSVNVVPPQTHQQHERGTALCNFNVSQSQLMHDTCRLLVLFEEATLFVSHQDYGMNNVIPLIHILEKMLTNNLTVVTEFLLLGFQVSQGFRIYLFCLLLMIYCGTICGNLLIITLVSTSKNLHTPMYFFISQLSISDIIVITDIVPNLLHVLLNNGAAITFIDCITQLYFLCSTEAFECFLLAVMSYDRYLAICNPLRYFTIMAARLWVILSTICWLLGSSMLLIYIVKIGKLSFCGPNVIDHLFCDLIPILDLACSDTFVVHMEIYFMGIPVVIIPTTIIVVSYTYIVWAVLRIPSSTGRQKAFSTCSSHLIVVSIFYWTMFGVYVVPTNGLTLSASKILSLLYTVFTPFINPIIYSLRNKDIRKAIKEILYKINTAKSATS, encoded by the exons ATGCTCCTACCCAagttgctggtgctgcagtccctcCCTTTCCAATTGGTGAACTCTACATGTTTCAAAGAACTGGTTGCTTGTGCCGAGCCGAGGTGGAGAGTCCCAAGCCGTCATTTCTTTACCAAAAAGGCAGTACCAGCCCTGCACAAATATGTAGAACAGAAGGTGGGCCAGTCCTTGAGCCTGCCGGTGTCTGCCAAAGTGCACTGCAGCGCTGACGTGTGGAGCTGTAACTATGGTCAAGGACAATACATGTATATGTCCTTTATGGCCCATTCGGTGAATGTGGTTCCTCCCCAGACACACCAGCAACATG AGAGAGGTACTGCCCTCTGTAACTTCAATGTTAGCCAGTCACAGCTCATGCATGACACCTGCCGTTTGCTCGTGCtctttgaggaggccactttaTTTGTCAGTCATCAGGACTATGGAATGAACAACGTCATTCCACTGATTCATATCCTGGAAAAGATGCTT ACGAACAATCTGACTGTGGTCACCGAGTTCTTACTTTTAGGATTCCAAGTCAGCCAAGGTTTTAGAATTTACTTGTTCTGTCTTCTCCTGATGATTTACTGTgggacaatatgtgggaacctcctgatcatcaccctggtgtccaccagcaagaacctccacaccccaatgtacttcttcatctcacaactctccatcagtgacattatagtgatcacagatattgtccccaacCTGCTCCATGTCTTACTGAAtaatggggccgccattacttttATTGATTGTATCACTCagctttattttttatgttccactGAAGCATTTGAGTGTTTCCTCCTCGCTGTGATGTCTTATGACAGATATttggccatctgtaatcccctcCGTTACTTCACCATCATGGCAGCTAGACTTTGGGTCATATTGTCTACAATCTGTTGGTTGCTCGGATCTTCTATGCTTTTAATTTACATTGTAAAAATTGGAAAGCTCAGTTTTTGTGGCCCCAATGTCATTGACCATTTATTCTGTGACCTTATCCCCATACTAGATCTTGCCTGTTCAGATACATTTGTTGTACACATGGAGATTTATTTTATGGGTATTCCAGTTGTTATAATTCCAACCACAatcattgtagtgtcttatacttATATTGTCTgggcagtcttaaggatcccatccagtactggaagacagaaagccttctccacctgtagctcccacctcattgtggtctccatattctactggaCCATGTTTGGTGTTTATGTTGTCCCAACAAACGGTCTCACACTCAGCGCAAGTAAAATCttatccctgctatatactgttttTACTCCTTTCataaaccccattatatacagtctgaggaataaggaCATAAGGAAAGCCATAAAGGAAATACTTTATAAGATCAACACGGCTAAGTCTGCAACCAGTTAA
- the LOC142202297 gene encoding olfactory receptor 11L1-like: MDTTDGEKFGRVVFAFPTQNKSGLFSVDQGNNLTVVTEFFLLGFQGSQYVRSLLFCLFLVIYCGTICGNFLIITLVSTSKILHTPMYFFISQLSVNDILLTTYISPNMLQTLLNNGVTITLAGCISQFYFFSTSEAFECFLLAVMSYDRYVAICNPLHYTSIMTSDHCIQLSTTCWLVGFSIIFIDILTISKLMFCGSNIIDHFFCDLLPLQEISCSDILILRLEFFFLSIISVIIPTIVIVLSYAKIIVAVLMIPSSTGRQKAFSTCSSHLIVVSIFYWTMFSVYVFPTKVKSMNISKILSLLYTVFTPFINPIIYSLRNKYFRKAVNKLIKKHKT; encoded by the exons ATGGACACAACTGAT GGGGAGAAGTTTGGCCGTGTAGTCTTCGCCTTCCCTACCCAGAACAAATCCGGCTTGTTCAGTGTGGATCAG GGGAACAATCTGACTGTGGTCACAGAGTTTTTCCTCCTTGGATTCCAAGGCAGCCAGTATGTGAGGAGTCTCCTGTTCTGTCTTTTCCTGGTGATTTACTGTGGGACAATATGTGGGAAtttcctgatcatcaccctggtgtccaccagtaagatcctccacactccaatgtacttcttcatctcacaactctccgtGAATGACATCCTCCTGACTACATATATCTCTCCCAACATGCTTCAAACCTTACTAAATAATGGGGTGACCATTACTTTAGCCGGGTGTATCAGTCAGTTTTATTTCTTCAGCACTTCAGAAGCCTTTGAGTGTTTCCTCCTCgctgtgatgtcctatgacagatatgtggccatctgtaaccccCTCCATTACACATCTATAATGACAAGTGACCATTGTATACAATTGTCCACCACCTGTTGGTTGGTCGGTTTTTCTATCATATTCATTGACATTCTTACTATATCGAAGCTAATGTTCTGTGGATcaaatatcattgaccatttcttctgtgatcttCTTCCTTTACAAGAAATCTCCTGTTCTGACATCTTGATTCTtcgattagaattttttttccttagtATAATATCAGTGATTATACCAACAATAGTGATCGTCTTATCCTATGCTAAGATTATTGTGGCCGTCTTAAtgatcccatccagtactggtagacagaaagccttctccacctgtagctcccacctcattgtggtctccatcttCTACTGGACCATGTTCAGTGTTTATGTGTTTCCAACCAAGGTAAAATCAATGAACATTAGTAAGATCCTATCGTTGCTATATACTGTCTTTACTCCATTCATCAATCCTATTATTTATAGCCTGAGGAACAAATACTTCCGGAAAGCTGtgaataaattaattaaaaaacataaaacttAA